ATCAGCCGGATGCTGCAATAAAAGCTATAATCGAAAGTGTTGAATATTGGAAAGAAAAAGAATTAGGAAAAGTAAAAATCAACAATCTTTCTTATTTATGGCTGGATGCTGTTCATAAAAAACACAAATGGGATTGGATTATTTGGGATTGGGAAACAGGAAATAATATTGGAATTACAAATATCACAAAAGAACTAACTTGTTTGGCAGATACTATTATAAAACACACAATCGATGGATTTCAGGAATCTTCTATTATGGATGATCTGTATCAGGATTTGGCGGGAGTAAATGATTTTTATGATTTAAAAAGAGATCCTTACAGTGGTATTGGTCTACTTTTTAGTACAGATCATTTAAAATTTAGGGAATAATAACTCATGAAATTAAGAAAAATTACTGTTTTAGATAAGATCTATTTATATAAAATCGTTACCGGATTTGGAATTAACACCGAGATAGCGACACTTGAGATTACAATATATTTAGAGAATTATAAACAAACTCCATTGAAAATTAATTTCATTACATGGGAAGATTTGTATGCCGGAAATCCTCTAAATACTGGAATAAGTTTGACAAAATTATCTACTAAAACAGAAGAGTTTGTCAATTTAAACGGACCTAAATATATTAGAGAATTTATTTTATATGGTTTAAAAGTTGGTTGGAATGGTCAAAATGCAGTAGAATGTATCGATGGTTTTAAAGTACTTATTAGCTTAGATTTTGATGTTTCCGGGTTGTATCCAAAAGATGGATTTATTATAGCAAATGCTAAAGAATATCTAAAATGAGCTGATTTTTTATAATCAGAAATTTACTTCAGATTTAATTACTTAACTTAGTAAAACCATAATTTAAGAATCAAAAAATAGAGATCATGAGTTTAACGACTACATCAAATAGTAATAAAATCGCCTTTTTTTCGACCCAGCCTTATGACAAAGCTTTTTTTAATAAATACAATACTGACTTTGGTTTTGAGTTAGCTTTTTTTGAAACTCAATTAAATCCTCAAACCGTTATTTTGATCGAAAACGCATCGATTGTATGTGTTTTTGTAAATGATATCGTTAATGAAGCTGTTATAAAACAATTGGCAGAAAAAGGAGTGAAAATTATCGCATTACGTTGTGCAGGTTTTAACAATGTTGATTTAGAAGCTGCAAAAAAGTACAATTTAAAAGTTTGTCGCGTTCCCGCATATTCTCCTCAGGCAGTTGCAGAACACGCAATTGCAATGATTTTAACTTTAAATAGAAAAACACATAAAGCTTACAATAGAGTTAGAGAACAAAATTTCTCTTTGAACGGATTATTAGGCTTTGATTTATTCGGGAAAACAATTGGAATAATTGGAACGGGAAATATTGGAAAAGCTTTTGCGAAAATCGCTTTAGGTTTTGGATGCAAAGTCTTGGCGTATGATATTGTTACAAATGCGGAAATGGAAAAGGACGGAGTGAAATTTGTTTCTCTTGAAGAGATATTCAAATTGAGTGATATTATTTCGCTTCATTGCCCTTTAAACGAACAAACCAAACATATCATAAATAGTAAATCTATCGATGAAATGAAAGACAGCGTTATGATTATCAATACAAGTCGCGGCGGATTAATAGAGACAGCTTCGGTTATTGAAGGTCTTAAAGAAGGTAAAATTGGTTATCTGGGAATTGATGTTTACGAACAGGAAGAGAAACTGTTTTTCAGAGATCTTTCGGCAGATATTATTCAGGACGATGCGATTCAGCGTTTAATGAGTTTTCCAAATGTTTTGGTTACAGCACATCAGGCGTTTTTTACTAATGAAGCTTTGACGCAAATTGCTTTAGTAACTTTTAATAATATAAAGTCTTTATTGGCTCAAAATGATATTGAGAATAAAGCCGCTTTGCTGGTTTAGAAACGTAATCGTAAGAATTAAAAAAGAGAAATTATGAAAAGAAAAATTTTATTGGCATTTTTAATTTTAGGAATGATTTCATGTCAGAATAAAGAAAAAACAGAAAAAGAAAGTGTTGTTGAAGCAATTGCAACCGACACAATAACAAAAACAGCAGCCGGAACTGCAGATGTAAGCGACGCTCCTGTAAAAGATGATAAAGTTGTAGAATTAATTAGAAAGCAGCTTTTGGTTTTGCTAAAAGCGGATTTACCAGCTTTGACT
This genomic window from Flavobacterium sp. 9 contains:
- a CDS encoding 2-hydroxyacid dehydrogenase; amino-acid sequence: MSLTTTSNSNKIAFFSTQPYDKAFFNKYNTDFGFELAFFETQLNPQTVILIENASIVCVFVNDIVNEAVIKQLAEKGVKIIALRCAGFNNVDLEAAKKYNLKVCRVPAYSPQAVAEHAIAMILTLNRKTHKAYNRVREQNFSLNGLLGFDLFGKTIGIIGTGNIGKAFAKIALGFGCKVLAYDIVTNAEMEKDGVKFVSLEEIFKLSDIISLHCPLNEQTKHIINSKSIDEMKDSVMIINTSRGGLIETASVIEGLKEGKIGYLGIDVYEQEEKLFFRDLSADIIQDDAIQRLMSFPNVLVTAHQAFFTNEALTQIALVTFNNIKSLLAQNDIENKAALLV